From one Nocardioides sp. Kera G14 genomic stretch:
- a CDS encoding LysR family transcriptional regulator, giving the protein MLDVRRLRLLRELSIHGTLAEVAEVLHQSPSSVSQQLALLEREAGVELLRKSGRRVELTPAAELLVDHAGQILTLLEQAEAAVAALADEVSGTVQIAAFQSAALAFMPQLLTRLATEHPRLRVTMSQRLPEEALLEARSNEVDLVIAQQYPHHPAPLHAELDRAPLTTDRLRLAVPPHGSRWEAIDTLADAAGVPWVMEPRGAASRQWTEHLCREAGFEPDVRFETDDLEAHIALVETGNAVVVLPDLMSVRRPPAVRWVDLPGDPRREVFTSTRAAIAGAPPIVACRQALAEIVPAELPSLL; this is encoded by the coding sequence GTGCTGGACGTACGCCGCCTGCGACTGCTCCGAGAGCTGTCGATCCACGGCACGCTCGCCGAGGTGGCGGAGGTGCTCCACCAGAGCCCCTCGTCGGTCTCGCAACAGCTCGCCCTGCTCGAGCGGGAGGCCGGGGTCGAGCTGCTGCGCAAGTCCGGCCGGCGGGTCGAGCTCACCCCGGCGGCGGAGCTGCTCGTCGACCATGCCGGGCAGATCCTCACCCTGCTCGAACAGGCCGAGGCCGCCGTGGCGGCGCTCGCCGACGAGGTCTCGGGCACCGTGCAGATCGCCGCCTTCCAGTCCGCGGCGCTCGCCTTCATGCCACAGCTCCTCACCCGACTCGCGACCGAACATCCCCGCCTCCGCGTGACGATGTCGCAGCGGCTGCCGGAGGAGGCGCTGCTCGAGGCCCGCTCCAACGAGGTCGATCTCGTGATCGCCCAGCAGTACCCGCACCACCCGGCACCGCTCCACGCCGAGCTCGACCGGGCACCGCTCACGACGGACCGGCTGCGCCTCGCGGTTCCGCCGCACGGCAGCCGATGGGAGGCCATCGACACGCTCGCGGACGCCGCCGGCGTCCCCTGGGTGATGGAGCCGCGCGGTGCTGCCTCCCGTCAGTGGACCGAGCATCTCTGCCGCGAGGCCGGGTTCGAGCCCGACGTACGGTTCGAGACCGACGACCTCGAGGCCCACATCGCGCTCGTCGAGACCGGCAACGCGGTGGTGGTGCTGCCGGACCTGATGTCGGTACGCCGACCACCGGCGGTGCGCTGGGTCGACCTGCCCGGAGATCCGCGGCGCGAGGTCTTCACGTCGACGCGTGCGGCGATCGCCGGTGCTCCCCCGATCGTCGCGTGCCGTCAGGCGCTCGCCGAGATCGTCCCTGCCGAGCTACCGAGCCTGCTCTGA
- a CDS encoding NADPH-dependent 2,4-dienoyl-CoA reductase → MTSPYPHLLAPLTLGSGSDGVTLRNRVVMGSMHTGLEDRRLDLPKLAAYFRERAAGQTGLIITGGYAPNKRGWLKPFASEMTSRLQAMRHRQITGEVHEEGGAIALQVLHAGRYGYSPFSVSASATKSPITPFRPSALSTKGVDHTATHFATSVALAKKAGYDAVEIMGSEGYLINQFLAERTNERTDRWGGSAYNRMQFPLEIVRRARDLVGEGYPIIYRISLIDLVENGQTWDETIDLAHALEEAGVTVFNTGIGWHEARVPTILTQVPRAAWTDLTSRLRTEVSVPVCASNRINTPELAEEVLASGGADLVSMARPLLADPAFAQKAAQGRADEINTCIACNQACLDHVFSNRKASCLVNPRAAHETVLVLSPVRTQRTVAVVGAGPAGLAAAVSAAERGLKVTLFERSEHLGGQFRYAMEVPGKEDFRETLRYYTRRLEVLGVSVQLTTSPTVAELTRFDDVIVATGVTPRIPGIKGEDSPGVVTYADVLAGRVTPGRRVAVIGAGGIGVDISVALTHEPESLEEWKAHWGVADPETHRGGLGERTPREPARQVTLLQRKTTPIGLGLGKTSGWAHRAVLKQSAVRMVSGATYDLIEPLETGELAVHVTVATDQGSEPQTLTVDTVVLCAGQESVRDLWDELAEAGVPATLIGGADVAAELDAKRAIRQGTEVAAAL, encoded by the coding sequence GTGACCTCGCCCTACCCGCATCTCCTCGCTCCGCTCACCCTCGGCTCGGGCAGCGACGGCGTGACCCTCCGCAACCGCGTGGTCATGGGCTCGATGCACACCGGGCTCGAGGACCGACGCCTGGATCTGCCGAAGCTCGCCGCCTACTTCCGCGAGCGCGCGGCCGGCCAGACCGGACTGATCATCACGGGCGGCTATGCGCCCAACAAGCGCGGCTGGCTCAAGCCGTTCGCCTCCGAGATGACCTCCCGACTGCAGGCGATGCGGCACCGCCAGATCACCGGCGAGGTGCACGAGGAGGGCGGTGCGATCGCGCTGCAGGTGCTGCACGCGGGCCGCTACGGCTACTCGCCGTTCAGCGTCAGCGCCTCGGCCACCAAGTCACCGATCACGCCGTTCCGTCCCTCCGCCCTCTCGACCAAGGGCGTCGACCACACGGCCACCCACTTCGCCACGTCGGTCGCACTGGCGAAGAAGGCCGGCTACGACGCGGTCGAGATCATGGGCTCGGAGGGCTACCTGATCAACCAGTTCCTCGCCGAGCGGACCAACGAGCGCACCGACAGGTGGGGCGGGTCGGCGTACAACCGGATGCAGTTCCCGCTCGAGATCGTCCGCCGCGCGCGCGACCTGGTCGGCGAGGGCTACCCGATCATCTACCGCATCTCCCTGATCGACCTCGTCGAGAACGGCCAGACCTGGGACGAGACGATCGACCTCGCGCACGCGCTGGAGGAGGCAGGCGTCACCGTCTTCAACACCGGCATCGGCTGGCACGAGGCACGGGTCCCCACGATCCTCACGCAGGTGCCGCGCGCCGCCTGGACCGACCTGACGTCGCGCCTGCGCACCGAGGTCTCGGTGCCCGTGTGCGCGTCGAACCGGATCAACACCCCCGAGCTCGCCGAGGAGGTCCTCGCGTCCGGCGGCGCGGACCTGGTCTCGATGGCCCGCCCGCTGCTCGCCGACCCGGCCTTCGCACAGAAGGCCGCGCAGGGCCGCGCCGACGAGATCAACACGTGCATCGCCTGCAACCAGGCCTGCCTCGACCACGTCTTCTCGAACCGGAAGGCCTCCTGCCTGGTCAACCCCCGCGCGGCGCACGAGACCGTGCTCGTCCTCTCCCCTGTGCGCACCCAGCGCACCGTCGCCGTCGTCGGTGCCGGTCCCGCGGGCCTCGCCGCCGCCGTCAGCGCGGCCGAGCGCGGCCTGAAGGTGACCCTCTTCGAGCGCTCGGAGCACCTCGGAGGGCAGTTCCGCTACGCAATGGAGGTCCCCGGCAAGGAGGACTTCCGCGAGACGCTGCGCTACTACACGCGTCGACTCGAGGTGCTCGGCGTCTCCGTGCAGCTCACGACCTCGCCCACAGTGGCCGAGCTGACCCGCTTCGACGACGTCATCGTCGCCACCGGCGTCACCCCGCGCATCCCCGGCATCAAGGGCGAGGACAGTCCCGGCGTCGTGACGTACGCCGACGTGCTGGCCGGTCGCGTCACGCCGGGGCGTCGCGTCGCGGTCATCGGTGCCGGCGGCATCGGCGTCGACATCTCCGTCGCGCTCACCCACGAGCCGGAGTCGCTCGAGGAGTGGAAGGCGCACTGGGGCGTCGCGGATCCGGAGACCCACCGCGGTGGCCTCGGCGAGCGCACCCCGCGCGAGCCCGCGCGCCAGGTGACCCTGCTCCAGCGGAAGACGACGCCGATCGGTCTCGGCCTCGGCAAGACGTCCGGCTGGGCGCACCGGGCCGTCCTGAAGCAGTCGGCCGTGCGGATGGTCAGCGGGGCGACGTACGACCTGATCGAGCCGCTCGAGACGGGCGAGCTCGCCGTGCACGTCACGGTCGCCACCGATCAGGGAAGCGAGCCGCAGACACTCACCGTCGACACGGTCGTGCTGTGCGCCGGACAGGAGTCCGTGCGCGACCTCTGGGACGAATTGGCGGAGGCAGGCGTGCCCGCGACGCTGATCGGCGGCGCCGACGTGGCGGCCGAGCTGGACGCCAAGCGGGCGATCAGGCAGGGCACCGAGGTCGCCGCCGCCCTCTGA
- a CDS encoding TetR/AcrR family transcriptional regulator encodes MDGRSTRWEGHGEAQRERIVQAALALIEEGAEAPSLVEIGRRAGLARSAVYRHFADKGSLDAAVQRRIFRDLASDLLPQLTLEGEPSHAWRRAIETYVGWAADHPLLHRRAVLDPTNGPLQAGLDAIADQVAVGIVAWFRSLGAVVTEADAATADPLVHGLVGAIFAAVRRWVDQGAQVPDRAHMIDLLVEATSAMIDVRLRSYGLTLEGSEQAR; translated from the coding sequence ATGGACGGCCGCTCGACCCGCTGGGAGGGCCATGGGGAGGCCCAGCGCGAGCGGATCGTGCAGGCGGCGCTGGCGCTGATCGAGGAGGGCGCCGAGGCGCCGTCACTGGTCGAGATCGGCCGCCGCGCAGGTCTGGCGCGTTCTGCCGTCTACCGGCACTTCGCGGACAAGGGCTCGCTCGACGCCGCAGTGCAGCGCCGGATCTTCCGGGACCTGGCCAGCGACCTCCTCCCGCAGTTGACGCTCGAGGGGGAGCCCTCCCACGCCTGGCGACGGGCCATCGAGACGTACGTCGGCTGGGCGGCCGACCACCCGCTGCTGCACCGCCGCGCGGTCCTCGATCCCACGAACGGACCATTGCAGGCGGGCCTCGACGCCATCGCCGACCAGGTGGCGGTCGGGATCGTCGCATGGTTCCGCTCGCTCGGTGCGGTGGTCACCGAGGCTGACGCGGCGACCGCCGACCCCCTGGTCCACGGCCTGGTCGGCGCGATCTTCGCCGCCGTACGCCGGTGGGTCGACCAGGGCGCACAAGTGCCCGACCGCGCCCACATGATCGACCTCCTGGTCGAGGCGACGTCGGCGATGATCGACGTGCGGCTTCGCAGCTACGGGCTCACGCTGGAAGGGTCAGAGCAGGCTCGGTAG
- a CDS encoding flavin-containing monooxygenase has protein sequence MSQTTPDVDVLIVGAGLSGIDAAAAVLRDHPGKTVAILERRDSLGGTWDLFKYPGIRSDSDMFTFAFRWRPWESDKTLADGPLIKEYLATVAAETGVDRLIRYGHQVLDAAWDSTTELWTVTAKVDGANTTITSRFLWACSGYYDYDQGFQPQFPGREDFEGEFIHPQFWPEELDYTGKKVVIIGSGATAVTLVPAMANSGAESVTMLQRTPSYIVSRPGNDVAATALKSLPIPFKALLPFKHLRAKTAYEAIRWENLGLSLGLYLFAQRAPKVAKKLIRDNQIAQLTARKGGPGFTKEEATEFVDHHLTPPYNPWDQRLCAVPDGDLWKAIREGRATIVTDHIKTLTAKGIELESGETLEADVIVSATGLNIKLFGGAKLTVDGEEVDPSETTAYLGAMLTHIPNFALTIGYINASWTLKADLVSEWVSGLLGDMEKHGHTVVRVAEPEVKGARPLMDMKSGYLLRGAPSMPRQGDHGPYEAKQNYFIDMRRLQPGDYHEDGKLVFG, from the coding sequence ATGTCCCAGACAACGCCTGACGTCGACGTCCTCATCGTGGGTGCCGGTCTCTCCGGCATCGATGCCGCAGCCGCGGTACTGCGTGACCACCCCGGCAAGACGGTCGCGATCCTCGAGCGCCGCGACTCGCTCGGTGGCACCTGGGACCTGTTCAAGTACCCCGGCATCCGGTCGGACTCGGACATGTTCACGTTCGCTTTTCGGTGGCGTCCGTGGGAGTCGGACAAGACGCTGGCCGACGGCCCGCTGATCAAGGAGTATCTCGCGACCGTCGCGGCGGAGACCGGTGTCGATCGGCTGATCCGCTACGGCCACCAGGTCCTGGACGCGGCGTGGGACTCCACCACCGAGCTGTGGACCGTGACCGCGAAGGTCGACGGAGCGAACACGACCATCACCAGCCGTTTCCTCTGGGCCTGCTCGGGCTACTACGACTACGACCAGGGCTTCCAGCCGCAGTTCCCCGGTCGGGAGGACTTCGAGGGTGAGTTCATCCACCCGCAGTTCTGGCCCGAGGAGCTGGACTACACCGGCAAGAAGGTCGTCATCATCGGCTCCGGCGCGACCGCGGTCACGCTCGTCCCTGCCATGGCCAACTCGGGGGCGGAGTCGGTGACCATGCTGCAGCGGACGCCGTCGTACATCGTCAGCCGGCCGGGCAACGACGTGGCCGCCACCGCGCTCAAGAGCCTGCCGATCCCGTTCAAGGCGCTCCTCCCGTTCAAGCACCTGCGGGCGAAGACGGCGTACGAGGCGATCCGCTGGGAGAACCTCGGCCTCTCCCTCGGCCTCTACCTCTTCGCCCAGCGTGCCCCGAAGGTTGCCAAGAAGCTCATCCGCGACAACCAGATCGCGCAGCTCACCGCGCGCAAGGGCGGCCCGGGCTTCACGAAGGAGGAGGCGACCGAGTTCGTCGACCACCACCTCACGCCGCCCTACAACCCGTGGGACCAGCGCCTGTGCGCCGTGCCGGACGGCGACCTGTGGAAGGCGATCCGCGAGGGCAGGGCGACGATCGTCACCGACCACATCAAGACCCTCACCGCCAAGGGCATCGAGCTCGAGAGCGGCGAGACCCTCGAGGCGGACGTCATCGTCAGCGCGACCGGGCTCAACATCAAGCTCTTCGGCGGCGCGAAGCTGACCGTCGACGGTGAGGAGGTCGACCCGAGCGAGACCACGGCCTATCTCGGCGCGATGCTGACCCACATCCCGAACTTCGCCCTGACGATCGGCTACATCAACGCCTCCTGGACGCTCAAGGCCGACCTCGTCTCCGAGTGGGTCAGCGGCCTGCTCGGTGACATGGAGAAGCACGGCCACACCGTCGTCCGGGTCGCCGAACCGGAGGTGAAGGGCGCCCGCCCGCTGATGGACATGAAGTCCGGCTATCTGCTCCGCGGCGCCCCGTCGATGCCCCGGCAGGGCGACCACGGGCCGTACGAGGCGAAGCAGAACTACTTCATCGACATGCGGCGCCTCCAGCCCGGCGACTACCACGAGGACGGGAAGCTCGTCTTCGGCTGA
- a CDS encoding AurF N-oxygenase family protein: protein MSTTTYEPQGRQAYDATLQRLSEASVEVHFQAFKDIDWDNPEFAVDPNDERWILPAVDPLGGHPWYRSLPKERQVQIGRHRLVAMTKTGTQFEQLLLLGGTQFLMGLENGNPEFRYFMHELTEETHHIQMFQEFTNRACPEVSGAPQWLMTTIPLIGMLGSWWPTLFFQIILAGEEPIDHLQKDVLRAGGTHPLLNRLMAIHAAEEARHIGFAHAWLEHHTPSMNIVNKMALGLMVPLVLRLGFGAIVIPSKADQKMMGIPDEVMREVFGRRNADMNKVRRDVCADVRMLCEQVGVLNAVTRPVWKLWGVDGRAARFRSEPASARD from the coding sequence ATGTCGACGACGACGTACGAACCCCAGGGCCGCCAGGCGTACGACGCGACCCTCCAGCGCCTCTCCGAGGCCTCGGTCGAGGTCCACTTCCAGGCCTTCAAGGACATCGACTGGGACAACCCGGAGTTCGCCGTGGACCCGAATGACGAGCGCTGGATCCTGCCGGCTGTCGACCCTCTCGGTGGCCACCCGTGGTACCGCTCGCTCCCGAAGGAGCGCCAGGTCCAGATCGGACGCCACCGCCTCGTCGCGATGACCAAGACCGGGACCCAGTTCGAGCAGCTGCTGCTGCTCGGCGGAACCCAGTTCCTCATGGGGCTGGAGAACGGAAATCCCGAGTTCCGCTACTTCATGCACGAGCTCACCGAGGAGACACACCACATCCAGATGTTCCAGGAGTTCACCAACCGGGCGTGTCCCGAGGTGAGCGGTGCGCCGCAGTGGCTGATGACCACCATCCCGCTGATCGGGATGCTCGGCAGCTGGTGGCCGACGCTCTTCTTCCAGATCATCCTCGCCGGTGAGGAGCCGATCGATCACCTGCAGAAGGACGTCCTTCGCGCCGGCGGAACCCACCCGCTGCTCAACCGGCTCATGGCGATCCACGCGGCGGAGGAGGCGCGGCACATCGGATTCGCGCACGCCTGGCTCGAGCACCACACCCCCTCCATGAACATCGTGAACAAGATGGCGCTCGGCCTGATGGTTCCGCTGGTCCTCCGGCTCGGCTTCGGGGCGATCGTCATACCGAGCAAGGCCGACCAGAAGATGATGGGCATCCCCGACGAGGTGATGCGCGAGGTATTCGGGCGACGCAACGCTGATATGAACAAGGTCCGCCGCGACGTCTGTGCAGACGTCCGCATGCTGTGTGAGCAGGTCGGCGTGCTCAACGCGGTCACGCGGCCGGTGTGGAAGCTCTGGGGTGTCGACGGACGCGCTGCTCGCTTCCGCTCCGAGCCGGCCAGCGCACGCGACTGA
- a CDS encoding CaiB/BaiF CoA transferase family protein, which translates to MVARIELGQGTGPLKGVKVVEIAGIGPGPHACTILADLGADVIRIERPGGGGLGGGAHDLTNRGRPSVALDLKNPDAIETVLALVEQADILIEGNRPGVTERLGIGPDDCWARNPRLVYGRMTGWGQDGPLAQAAGHDVTYIATAGALFGLGQDPARPHFPTNLLGDYGGGSTYLVIGVLAALFEARISGQGQVVDAAIVDGTAHLQTMTYTLKAMGGLDPDHRATGMLNGGIPFYDLYETADGRHMAVGALEGKFFAELSAILRKEGIELPEQYEMERYDEMRSALTDGFRTKTMAEWASLFEGTDACVAPVVTAIEAADHPHMAARGTYVDVDGVLQPAPAPRFSRTVPTLTLPPAAQPGAHTREALAAWGVSNAEDLIASGAAVATGE; encoded by the coding sequence ATGGTCGCGCGAATCGAACTGGGTCAGGGCACGGGCCCGCTGAAGGGCGTCAAGGTCGTCGAGATCGCAGGCATCGGGCCGGGCCCGCACGCCTGCACGATCCTCGCCGACCTCGGTGCCGACGTGATCCGGATCGAACGCCCCGGCGGTGGAGGCCTGGGCGGTGGTGCGCACGACCTCACCAACCGAGGCCGTCCCAGCGTCGCCCTCGACCTCAAGAACCCGGACGCGATCGAGACCGTCCTCGCGCTCGTCGAGCAGGCCGACATCCTCATCGAGGGCAACCGCCCCGGCGTCACCGAGCGGCTCGGCATCGGTCCTGACGACTGCTGGGCGCGGAACCCGCGCCTGGTCTACGGCCGGATGACGGGGTGGGGCCAGGACGGCCCGCTCGCCCAGGCGGCGGGTCACGACGTCACCTACATCGCCACCGCGGGGGCGCTCTTCGGCCTCGGCCAGGATCCCGCCCGGCCGCACTTCCCGACCAACCTCCTCGGCGACTACGGCGGTGGCTCCACCTATCTGGTGATCGGCGTGCTCGCCGCCCTGTTCGAGGCCCGCATCTCCGGTCAGGGCCAGGTCGTGGACGCCGCGATCGTCGACGGCACCGCCCACCTGCAGACGATGACTTACACGCTCAAGGCCATGGGCGGGCTCGATCCGGACCATCGCGCGACCGGGATGCTCAATGGGGGCATCCCGTTCTACGACCTCTACGAGACCGCCGACGGGCGGCACATGGCGGTCGGCGCGCTCGAGGGGAAGTTCTTCGCCGAGCTCTCGGCGATCCTCCGCAAGGAGGGGATCGAGCTGCCCGAGCAGTACGAGATGGAGCGGTACGACGAGATGCGCTCGGCCCTCACGGACGGGTTCCGGACGAAGACCATGGCGGAGTGGGCCTCCCTCTTCGAGGGCACCGACGCGTGCGTGGCCCCGGTCGTCACTGCGATCGAGGCGGCCGACCACCCGCACATGGCCGCCCGCGGCACGTACGTCGACGTCGACGGCGTCCTGCAACCCGCTCCGGCGCCGCGCTTCTCCCGGACCGTCCCGACGCTGACCCTGCCGCCCGCGGCGCAGCCGGGCGCCCACACCCGCGAGGCCCTCGCGGCCTGGGGCGTCTCGAATGCCGAGGATCTGATCGCCTCGGGTGCAGCCGTGGCTACTGGCGAGTAA